In Harpia harpyja isolate bHarHar1 chromosome Z, bHarHar1 primary haplotype, whole genome shotgun sequence, a single window of DNA contains:
- the LOC128137634 gene encoding alpha-ketoglutarate dehydrogenase component 4-like: MAAATRVVQVVKPHTPLIKFPDRKSSPRPKIQESLQASVPSLHASKAQDSVGGRSPAFQSISPVSRVQGTPDTSELARTLPQKYRRKLMSDEEIEYIQRGGPE; encoded by the exons ATGGCGGCCGCCACTAGGGTCGTTCAG GTAGTCAAGCCACATACTCCGTTAATTAAGTTCCCGGACAGAAAAAGTAGTCCCAGACCTAAAA TACAGGAATCTCTACAAGCAAGTGTGCCGTCTCTCCATGCTTCAAAAGCACAGGACTCTGTAGGAGGCAGATCACCGGCCTTTCAAAGTATTTCACCTGTTAGTAGAGTACAAGGTACACCAGACACTTCTGAATTAGCAAGAACCTTAcctcagaaatacagaaggaaacttATGTCAGACGAAGAGATTGAATATATTCAA CGTGGAGGTCCAGAATAA
- the LOC128137051 gene encoding G2/mitotic-specific cyclin-B1-like: MKRRSVMVAPKLGLCTRIALGDIGNCTSEPKTQAAAKVMVLGCRWKRAIRSFLMISLGKMATRRTMLGATTRQVLPPALKPSQLAPQSPTPMEVSECSPSDDALCQAFSDVLLDMEDVDAEDASDPSLCSSYVKDIYKYLRQLEQKNPVRPKYLDGQKINGYMRAVLMDWLVQVQLKFRLQQETLFLAVALTDRFLQDNLVSKKMLQLVGTTAMFIASKYEEILPPHIGDFTYITADTYTKLQIRQMEVKILQALDFGLSLPLPPHFLRRISKVSEMNFQQHCLAKYLMELSILDYDMVHLLPSKTAAAACCLALQLTGCEWTPTLQSCMSYTESDLLPVMRHIAKNVILVNKGVTMQMAIRDKYASSTNGNISTTGQLNSSCLWDLAQPLIK, from the exons ATGAAACGCAGGTCAGTGATGGTGGCTCCCAAGCTGGGGCTTTGTACCCGCATCGCCCTGGGAGACATCGGCAACTGCACCTCTGAGCCAAAGACACAGGCTGCCGCCAAAGTGATggtcctgggctgcaggtggaagcGGGCCATCAGGTCCTTTCTCATGATCTCCCTGGGGAAGATGGCTACCAGGAGGACCATGCTGGGGGCCACCACCAGGCAGGTGCTGCCACCAGCCCTGAAGCCCTCCCAG TTGGCGCCTCAGTCTCCAACCCCCATGGAGGTATCTGAATGTTCCCCATCAGACGATGCGCTATGTCAGgctttttctgatgtcttgctTGATATGGAAGACGTAGATGCGGAAGATGCTTCTGACCCAAGCCTCTGCAGCAGCTATGTGAAGGACATCTACAAGTATCTGAGACAGCTTGAG caaaaaaacccagtcagacCCAAATACCTGGATGGCCAGAAAATCAATGGGTACATGCGTGCCGTGCTAATGGACTGGCTTGTGCAAGTACAGTTAAAATTCAGACTCCAGCAGGAGACCTTGTTCCTGGCAGTTGCTCTCACTGATCGCTTCCTGCAG GACAATCTTGTTTCCAAGAAGATGTTGCAGCTGGTTGGTACTACGGCTATGTTCATTGCCAGCAAATACGAAGAGATACTTCCCCCGCATATTGGAGACTTTACCTATATAACTGCTGACACTTATACAAAGCTACAAATCCGCCAGATGGAGGTGAAGATCCTGCAAGCCCTGGACTTTGGTCTGAGCCTCCCTCTCCCTCCGCACTTCCTAAGAAGGATTTCAAAGGTTTCAGAG ATGAACTTCCAACAGCACTGTCTGGCTAAGTACCTGATGGAGTTGTCCATTTTGGACTATGATATGGTTCACCTCCTTCCATCCAAGACTGCAGCCGCTGCCTGCTGTTTGGCTCTGCAACTCACTGGATGTGAGTGG ACACCAACTCTGCAATCCTGCATGTCTTACACTGAAAGCGACCTTCTCCCAGTTATGCGGCATATAGCAAAGAACGTAATCCTTGTGAATAAGGGTGTTACCATGCAGATG GCAATCAGGGACAAATATGCCAGCAGCACCAATGGCAACATAAGCACCACTGGACAGCTGAACTCTTCTTGCTTGTGGGATCTAGCTCAGCCTCTGATTAAGTAG
- the LOC128136682 gene encoding centromere protein H-like has translation MGPFHRLQILTNFTAPQPPHALLTTAGSLGQTRGACSGRGATVRVPAPPLAAGRARPPLAAERRNADGEEEARDWLERRRTRQKQPLAALPRAARGIFEEEAMEPMQWEPGAADVDTEAEADTDTDTEVDADAAVAAEPERKADVLMLLRLRDQIKQQLAEYSTAVHARQVICCDYVKNQNKIKKDTEDWERRLEEVTISLQNKTLALQRIQLTFALRNKMKQNDDDSRLITETVKRIVTLSQRIIKCQQQAREKEQKLIDIRRKRLTLKTAGREKLLQVHTVMKKQKEEQARVNMIETLEVIRNKLEKEIQMTTVIKNVFQSIIIASRVNWAEDPSLKAIVLQLEDDVYLL, from the exons atgggtcctttccacaggctgcagatccTCACAAACTTcactg CTCCGCAACCACCACATGCCCTTCTGACGACCGCGGGCAGCCTGGGTCAGACACGGGGCGCTTGTTCGGGCCGGGGTGCCACCGTCCGtgtgcccgccccgcccctggcggcggggcgcgcccgTCCCCCCCTGGCGGCCGAGCGCCGAAACGCCGATGGGGAAGAAGAGGCGCGGGATTGGCTGGAGCGCCGCCGCACCAGGCAGAAACAACCGCTGGCCGCGCTGCCGAGGGCCGCGCGCGGGATTTTTGAAGAAGAGGCCATGGAGCCGATGCAGTGGGAGCCGGGCGCGGCCGACGTGGACACCGAGGCGGAGGCGGACACAGACACGGACACGGAGGTGGACGCGGACGCGGCGGTGGCGGCCGAGCCCGAGAGGAAGGCGGACGTCCTCATGCTGCTCCG gctgagggACCAGATCAAGCAGCAGCTCGCGGAGTACAGCACGGCGGTTCATGCCC GTCAAGTAATTTGCTGCGATTACGTcaagaaccaaaacaaaatcaagaa ggacACAGAAGATTGGGAAAGACGTCTGGAGGAAGTAACCATCTCTTTACAGAACAAGACGTTAGCCTTGCAAAG GATCCAACTTACGTTTGccctgagaaacaaaatgaagcaaaatgatgATGACTCACG aCTGATCACGGAAACTGTGAAACGCATAGTAACGCTCAGCCAGAGAATAATTAAATGTCAGCAG caagcaCGTGAGAAGGAGCAGAAATTGATTGACATTAGAAGGAAAAGACTCA CACTAAAAACAGCTGGAAGGGAGAAACTACTGCAAGTTCATACCGtgatgaaaaaacagaaggaggaacaagCAAGGGTGAACATGATCGAAACACTGGAGGTGATACGTAATAAGTTGGAAAAAGAGATACAGATgactacagtaattaaaaatgtatttcag AGTATCATAATTGCAAGCAGAGTTAACTGGGCAGAAGATCCATCTTTGAAGGCAATTGTTCTACAGCTTGAAGATGATGTCTATTTGCTGTGA